In the Nitrosopumilus cobalaminigenes genome, GAAAAGTACAACACTATGTATCTTGGATTGAACTTGATGCATCTTTAGCAAAAGAATTGATTGACAAGAAAGCAAGAAAATCTGGATATCAAAAAATTACTCCTGAAGATCTTAAAACATTAGGATTTGCAAGTACTGATGAATTAGCAACAGCTTTGGCTGATGGAAAAGCAACACTATCAAAATTAAAACCCCTAAAACCTTGGTTTGCATTAGCACCTCCAGTTCATGGTTTCAAAAAAAGTACAAAGAAACTTTATGGACAGAAAGGAGTTCTTGGAGCAAACAAAGAGCTTGACACTATTGTTAGGAGAATGATTTAACATGGCATCTAGATTACGAAAAACAAGACGACTTAGAGGCGGACGACACATGGGATGGGGACAAGTAGGTCAACACCGTGCAAGTGGTCACAAAGGTGGTCTTGGAGTTACTGGTATGAAAAAACATCATAGAAGTACCATGATGAAAGAAGACCCAGACCATTATAACCACACTTTACCTAAAACACCTCACCCAAATATAATCAAAAAATGGACTAGCCTTAGAGATTTAGATGACTTGTTCATGATGTTCGGTAAAGAAGAAGGAGGCAAAAAAATCATAGACCTTGTAAGTGCAGGATATGATAAACTCCTTGGTGGCGGAAAAATCACAAATGCATATTCCGTCAAAGTTGAACAATTTACGGCATCTGCTGAAGAGAAATTAAAAGCAGTTGGGGGAGAAGTGTTAACTGAAAATGGCTGAGGGTACACTAACTACAACCATCAGAAAGATGGTTTTCAAAGCAGAACCATACTTACCCCAAGTTCCTAAACCTAAAAAGAAAATCCCACTTCCAACTAGACTACTTTGGTGTGGAATTGCATTACTAATTTACATGATAATGGGACAAACCCCGTTATTTGGCGCAACAGCACCTCAATTTGATTTCCTAGCCTTTGCTAGAGTTATTTTTGCATCACAACAAGGTACCCTTGTTGAATTAGGGATTGGGCCGATAGTTACAGCTGGTCTCTTGATGCAATTGTTGAGAGGTTCAGACATTCTAAAATTCGATTTCAAAAAACCTGAAGAAAGAGGTATCTTCCAGACTGCTACTAAGATGGTAACATATGTTGTAATTGTTGCAGAATCTATTGTATATGCAGCCGCAGTGTATGGCCCTGGAGTTACTGACGCGTATGTCCTGTATGTGATTATAGGACAGCTGATGGCGGCGTCGATTATTATCATGTTCTTAGACGAATTAATTCAAAAAGGTTGGGGACTTGGCAGTGGAATCAGTCTGTTCATTATGGCAGGTGTAGCTCAACAAATTCTTTGGAGTATGTTCAGTCCGTTACCTGCCGGTGATGGAGGAATGATTGGTATTATTCCATACATTGTACAATCTCTTACTGGTAGTGGAGATATTACGAATATCTTATTCCGCTCTAATCAACTTCCGAGCATCTTTGGATTGTTCCTTACAGCTGGTATTTTGTTAATTCTCGTATTTACACAAGGAATGAAAATTGAAATCCCAATTGTTTCAACAAAATACAGGGGCTTCTCTGCTGTTTATCCAATCAAATTGATGTATGTCTCAAACATTCCAGTCATTTTAGCTTCTGCACTTACTGCAAACGCTGTTTTCATATTCCAAATGCTGTGGGCAAACATGAACCCACGTAACAATAATTTCTTCATGAACTTTATAGCTCAATTTGATCCTACTAGTCCTAACACTCCAATTGGAGGTATCATTTACTATATCACTCCACCAAGAGGTTTGGATGTTGCAGCATTAGATCCAATGCGTGCTGTAGGATATGTTTTGTTTATGATTGGAATTGTAGTTGTATTTGGTAGATTATGGGTAGAGCTTGGTGGTCTTTCACCAAAGAGTGCTGCTCAGAACTTACTTGATGCAGATGTACAAATCCCTGGATTTAGAAGATCAAACAAACCAGTTGAAGCTTTACTAAACAAGTACATTCCATCTGTCACCATTATCGGTTCAATGATTTTGGGTCTATTGGCAGGTGTATCTGATGTACTTGGAGTCTTTGGTTCTGGAATCGGAATTTTGCTTATGGTAGATATTCTCATCAACTATTACACACAATTAGTTAGAGAACAAGTTGAAGTTGTAATGCCGCGTTTGGGTGCTCTACTTGGTAGAAAATAAAAAAGTCGTAATGGTAGGAATACCTGGAGTTGGGAAAACTACCTTGCTATCTAAAATGGCAGAAATTATCAAAGACCATAAAAAAAGTGTCAGCGTTCTAAGTTTTGGATCTTTGATGTTTGAAGTTGCAAAGGAAAATGGTTTGAAAGACAGAGACGAATTAAGAAAATTGCCTGTTTCTGAACAGCAAAAATTACAAAAACTTGCTGCAGAGAAAATTGCCCAACATGACGAAGATGTCGTAATCATTGATACTCATGCCTTTATCAGTTCATCAGAAGGATACTATCCTGGTTTACCTGAACATGTTCTCAAAATTATTCAACCTACAAACTTTGTTTCAGTTTCAGCAAAGCCTGAAGAAATCTATAACAGAAGAATGAGCGATGATACTCGAAATAGAGACAAAATCACCCTTGCTAATATTAAAAAAGAATTAGATGCTCAATCTGGCATGATATCTGCTTGCAGTGTAATTTCAGGCTCTCCTGTGAAGCATATTCTAAATCGTGAGGGAAAGGTTGATGAAGCAGCTGATAAAATCATTAATGCAATAGGACTGTAAAAAATGGACGTTAACTTTATTCTACTTTTCATCGAATCTATACCTCTACAATTTGATATCTTTGGAGGAGAAAGAGCAGCATTAGGAAGTGATGATCCAATTATCAAAGGATTAGTTCTCTCAATGTTTGCAGTAACTGGATTCGGAATTTTATTGAATATTTTCAACTCTGGAGTTAGAAAGAAGATGGTTGACCAAGTAAAACTAAAACGTATTATGAAAGAGACTCGCGGATGGCAAAAAGAAAGAATGGCTGCAATGCGAGCAAAGGACCAAGCAAAGATTGCAGAGTTGGGTAAAAAATCATCTTACATGAACAAAATGTCCATGGAGATGATGCAGATGAATATGAGACCTATGATGATTACTTTTGTTCCATTAATTTTGATATTTTATCTTGTATTACCTGCATTGTTCACTTACACTGTAGCTATATCCCCAATCCCTCTAAATGTAATTCCTGGTGATATGTTCCAACTAACATGTACTGCAGAACAAGCAGCAGATCCTGATCATGTTTGTGAAGTAGAAAATGCTCTTTATCTATGGGCTTGGTATTTCCTTTCATCAATTGCATTTAGTGGTATAATCATGAGACTCACAAAAACCTCAATGGATCTCAGTTGACCAAATCTATTGTAATTTCTGGACCTCCTGCAGTAGGTAAAACAACTGTTGCTAAAGGATTAGCAGAAGAATTTCAATTAAAATATCTCAGTGGGGGAGATGTGCTAAAAGAAATGGCAAATGAACACGGGTTTGATTCTAAGGGTGATGACTGGTGGGATACTGAAGAAGGAATGAAATTCCTTAACCAGCGTGAACAAAATCCTGAATTTGATAAAAAACTAGATGAGAAATTAATTGGTCTTTTCAATCAAGGCGGAATGGTAATCACAAGTTACACTTTACCTTGGCTAATCAAAGATGGAATTAGAATTTGGTTAGAAGGGTCTCATGAGAGTAGTACGAAAAGAATGCAATCACGAGATAGCATGAGTCCTGAAGATGCATATGAAATTACTAAAGCAAGATTTGACAAGAATAAAGCATTGTACAAAAAACTGTATGATTTTGAATTTGGCGAGGACAAGTCTGTTTTTGATTTAATTATAAATACTGATAATTTAACAGCACAACAAGTAATTGATGTTACAAAAGAAACTGTGAGAAAATTACTATGACGCTAAAACAACTTGAAAATCTAATAGAAATTGATCAGGACATTACTGATGATGCTTATGGGACATATTATGATAAAAGAACTATTGAACAATTACTAAACTATGGAATTATTCTTTTAGACAAACCACCAGGCCCTACAAGTCACGAAACTGTGGCATGGACAAAGCGTCTTTTGAAATTACCAAAAATTGGTCACAGTGGAACATTGGACCCACAAGTTTCTGGTGTTTTACCTTTGGGTTTGGGTGAGGCAACAAAAGCATTAGGTGTTTTACTTTATGGTCCAAAAGAATACCATGCACTAGGACGAGTTCATTCACTTCCATCAAAAGAAAAACTAAAAGAAATTGTTGAAATGTTTCAAGGTGAAATTTTCCAAAAACCTCCTCAACGTTCTGCAGTTCTTAGACAAACTAGAACAAGAACAATTTATGAATTAGAAATTATTGAACAAAAAGAAAGGTTGCTCTTAACGAGAATTTTGTGTGAAGCCGGAACTTACATTCGTAAACTCTACTATGATATTGGAGAAATATTGGGCCCTGGTGCAACTATGGTTGAACTTAGACGTAGCAGAGTTGATCAATTCCATGAAAAAGACGGATTGGTGACCTTGCATGAACTTGCAGATGCATTTGCTTTGTGGGAAGAGAAAAAAGATGATAGTAAATTGATGAAAATGATCAAACCAGTTGAATTAGCACTAAGTGAATTAAAATCTGTGGTTGTCCGTGATTCTGCAATTGATGCAATGTGCCATGGTGCACAACTTGCAATTCCTGGAATTTTGAAGATTTCTCAAAATTTGAAAAAGGGAGATATTGTTGGGGTATACTCACAAAAAGGAGAAGCTGTTGCTCTTGCTGAAGCAACAATGTCTGAAGAAGAAATTCGCGATGCCATTAAAGGATATGCTTTTGAAACAAAGAGGATCATTATGGCTCCAAATACATATCCCAAAAAATGGAGAACAAAACCAACTCCTCCAAAGGATTAAAAAATAAAGAAATTATTTTAAAAGAATTGTTAGCAAAAAGCCTCGTACTCTTTATTGGAATTGGTGTGATTGCAGGACTTGGTTTTGGCGTTTATCTGATAGATGTTAAAAATACTAGCCAGCTAATTTTTGTTGAAGGTCCTTCAGTTTCAGTGGTTACAGAAAAATCTGATTTTAAAAAAGGTGAAGAGATAAAAATTCGAATTGTAAATTCTGGAACTATTCCATTGACTTTTTCAGACTCCTCATATGGATTGAGGATTACTGGGTTGTCTGGAATACTCATGTTCACCCCTGCATCTGCACAAGTAATTTCCAATTTAGAACCTGGTGATGAAATCGAATTTTCATGGGATCAAATCAAAAATGATGGTGACACTGCATTGGAAGGCCTTTACAAAATATCTTCTAAAGGAATGGATAATGACGGAAATAATGTAGAAAAATCCACAACGATAACAATCTGGAAGTAATTTCTCCTAAATCCAGTAACATAATTTATAATCGCATTTCATCGAATACATTTGTCGCAAGACTTGTGCCGGGGTCGCCTAGCCTGGTAGGGCGCGCGCCTGGAAATTGTTTAACCATAAAGCGCGTTCTCGCAAGGGAACGGGAGTTCAAATCTCCCTCCCGGCGCCTTTTTACTTTCAATGTTATTTTTCTCTCCAATAATGGTTCAAGCCTTTACGGATTTGAATC is a window encoding:
- a CDS encoding 50S ribosomal protein L30, encoding MANAYLVVRIKGQADCPYWATHTMMLLQLDKKYRATILPAKDNTVGMLRKVQHYVSWIELDASLAKELIDKKARKSGYQKITPEDLKTLGFASTDELATALADGKATLSKLKPLKPWFALAPPVHGFKKSTKKLYGQKGVLGANKELDTIVRRMI
- a CDS encoding uL15 family ribosomal protein, with product MASRLRKTRRLRGGRHMGWGQVGQHRASGHKGGLGVTGMKKHHRSTMMKEDPDHYNHTLPKTPHPNIIKKWTSLRDLDDLFMMFGKEEGGKKIIDLVSAGYDKLLGGGKITNAYSVKVEQFTASAEEKLKAVGGEVLTENG
- the secY gene encoding preprotein translocase subunit SecY, which codes for MAEGTLTTTIRKMVFKAEPYLPQVPKPKKKIPLPTRLLWCGIALLIYMIMGQTPLFGATAPQFDFLAFARVIFASQQGTLVELGIGPIVTAGLLMQLLRGSDILKFDFKKPEERGIFQTATKMVTYVVIVAESIVYAAAVYGPGVTDAYVLYVIIGQLMAASIIIMFLDELIQKGWGLGSGISLFIMAGVAQQILWSMFSPLPAGDGGMIGIIPYIVQSLTGSGDITNILFRSNQLPSIFGLFLTAGILLILVFTQGMKIEIPIVSTKYRGFSAVYPIKLMYVSNIPVILASALTANAVFIFQMLWANMNPRNNNFFMNFIAQFDPTSPNTPIGGIIYYITPPRGLDVAALDPMRAVGYVLFMIGIVVVFGRLWVELGGLSPKSAAQNLLDADVQIPGFRRSNKPVEALLNKYIPSVTIIGSMILGLLAGVSDVLGVFGSGIGILLMVDILINYYTQLVREQVEVVMPRLGALLGRK
- a CDS encoding adenylate kinase; this encodes MLYLVENKKVVMVGIPGVGKTTLLSKMAEIIKDHKKSVSVLSFGSLMFEVAKENGLKDRDELRKLPVSEQQKLQKLAAEKIAQHDEDVVIIDTHAFISSSEGYYPGLPEHVLKIIQPTNFVSVSAKPEEIYNRRMSDDTRNRDKITLANIKKELDAQSGMISACSVISGSPVKHILNREGKVDEAADKIINAIGL
- a CDS encoding EMC3/TMCO1 family protein, which encodes MDVNFILLFIESIPLQFDIFGGERAALGSDDPIIKGLVLSMFAVTGFGILLNIFNSGVRKKMVDQVKLKRIMKETRGWQKERMAAMRAKDQAKIAELGKKSSYMNKMSMEMMQMNMRPMMITFVPLILIFYLVLPALFTYTVAISPIPLNVIPGDMFQLTCTAEQAADPDHVCEVENALYLWAWYFLSSIAFSGIIMRLTKTSMDLS
- a CDS encoding AAA family ATPase — translated: MTKSIVISGPPAVGKTTVAKGLAEEFQLKYLSGGDVLKEMANEHGFDSKGDDWWDTEEGMKFLNQREQNPEFDKKLDEKLIGLFNQGGMVITSYTLPWLIKDGIRIWLEGSHESSTKRMQSRDSMSPEDAYEITKARFDKNKALYKKLYDFEFGEDKSVFDLIINTDNLTAQQVIDVTKETVRKLL
- a CDS encoding RNA-guided pseudouridylation complex pseudouridine synthase subunit Cbf5, with product MTLKQLENLIEIDQDITDDAYGTYYDKRTIEQLLNYGIILLDKPPGPTSHETVAWTKRLLKLPKIGHSGTLDPQVSGVLPLGLGEATKALGVLLYGPKEYHALGRVHSLPSKEKLKEIVEMFQGEIFQKPPQRSAVLRQTRTRTIYELEIIEQKERLLLTRILCEAGTYIRKLYYDIGEILGPGATMVELRRSRVDQFHEKDGLVTLHELADAFALWEEKKDDSKLMKMIKPVELALSELKSVVVRDSAIDAMCHGAQLAIPGILKISQNLKKGDIVGVYSQKGEAVALAEATMSEEEIRDAIKGYAFETKRIIMAPNTYPKKWRTKPTPPKD